A window from Deltaproteobacteria bacterium encodes these proteins:
- a CDS encoding NCS1 family nucleobase:cation symporter-1: protein MHDAAYAAEARKTLPSDVVESPFYSDDLAPVPQSHRTWNTYAFAALWISMCHCIPTYSLAGGIVGSGMNWWQALLTIGVGTGLVLVPILLNAHPGTQYGVPFPVLARSSFGVMGANIPAMLRAVVACGWFGINCYFGGEGVSALISTVWPGWETLGGGLAIVGYPLPHFIAFAMFWAVNVWIIFKGMNTVRVFENWAAPLVLVMAGILLVWLVSAAHGFGALLSAPSKFNTAGEFFLAFFPWMTGVVGFWSTLALNIPDFTRFGKGQREQMLGQTLGLPTTMLAFSLMAVIITSAAKEVLLGMPADALWDPVKILAAITSPTPVGTLHDPLLASGGTRLLVALISVFGVGVATVSVNIAANVVSPANDIANLAPKKISFEMGGLITAIVGAAMLPWKLVSHGVIDWLIGYSALLGPIAGIMVVDYWVLRKKQLDVPELYRGAGQFGGINWIAVGAMFIGILPNVPGFLEQVKLVGPIPSFLHWLYVFAWFVGFFVAGGVYYAGMNALGKKPAPVLAG, encoded by the coding sequence ATGCACGACGCTGCCTACGCCGCTGAGGCCCGCAAGACGCTCCCGTCCGACGTGGTGGAGAGCCCGTTCTACTCGGACGATCTCGCGCCGGTGCCGCAGTCGCATCGCACCTGGAACACCTACGCCTTCGCCGCGCTGTGGATCAGCATGTGCCACTGCATCCCCACCTACTCGCTCGCGGGCGGCATCGTGGGCTCGGGGATGAACTGGTGGCAGGCCCTGCTCACCATCGGCGTGGGCACGGGGCTGGTGCTCGTTCCCATCCTGCTCAACGCGCACCCGGGCACGCAGTACGGCGTGCCGTTCCCCGTGCTCGCGCGCAGCTCCTTCGGCGTGATGGGCGCGAACATCCCGGCCATGCTGCGCGCGGTCGTCGCGTGCGGCTGGTTCGGCATCAACTGCTACTTCGGCGGCGAGGGCGTGAGCGCCCTCATCTCCACCGTGTGGCCGGGCTGGGAGACGCTCGGCGGCGGCCTGGCCATCGTGGGCTATCCCCTGCCCCACTTCATCGCCTTCGCCATGTTCTGGGCAGTGAACGTGTGGATCATCTTCAAGGGCATGAACACCGTGCGCGTGTTCGAGAACTGGGCCGCGCCGCTGGTCCTGGTGATGGCCGGTATCCTGCTCGTGTGGCTCGTGTCCGCGGCGCACGGCTTCGGTGCGCTGCTCTCGGCGCCGAGCAAGTTCAACACTGCGGGCGAGTTCTTCCTCGCGTTCTTCCCCTGGATGACCGGCGTGGTGGGTTTCTGGAGCACGCTCGCGCTCAACATCCCGGACTTCACCCGCTTCGGCAAAGGCCAGCGCGAGCAGATGCTCGGCCAGACGCTAGGCCTGCCCACGACGATGCTCGCCTTCTCGCTGATGGCGGTGATCATCACCTCGGCCGCGAAGGAGGTGCTGCTGGGCATGCCTGCGGATGCGCTCTGGGATCCGGTGAAGATCCTCGCGGCCATCACCTCGCCGACGCCGGTGGGCACGCTGCACGATCCGCTGCTCGCCTCGGGCGGCACGCGGCTCCTGGTCGCGCTGATCTCCGTGTTCGGCGTGGGCGTGGCGACCGTGAGCGTGAACATCGCGGCGAACGTGGTGTCGCCGGCCAACGACATCGCCAACCTCGCGCCCAAGAAGATCAGCTTCGAGATGGGCGGGCTCATCACCGCCATCGTGGGCGCGGCGATGCTGCCGTGGAAGCTGGTGAGCCACGGCGTCATCGATTGGCTCATCGGCTACAGCGCGCTGCTCGGCCCCATCGCCGGCATCATGGTGGTGGACTACTGGGTGCTGCGGAAGAAGCAGCTCGACGTGCCCGAGCTCTATCGCGGCGCCGGTCAGTTCGGCGGCATCAACTGGATCGCCGTGGGCGCGATGTTCATCGGCATCCTGCCGAACGTGCCCGGCTTCCTGGAGCAGGTGAAGCTCGTGGGCCCGATCCCCTCGTTCCTGCACTGGCTGTACGTGTTCGCGTGGTTCGTGGGCTTCTTTGTCGCGGGCGGCGTGTACTACGCGGGCATGAACGCGCTGGGGAAGAAGCCGGCGCCGGTGTTGGCAGGTTGA